Below is a genomic region from Demequina sp..
CCCCGCATGACGTACGTCAAGCCGCCGGAATTCGCAGCGTCGCTCATCGACGTAGGCGAGTCCAAAGTCCACCTGTCCACGCCCGACACGCTGATCCGCGCCTTCATGGGCGGGGCGCTGCTCACGCTCGCGGCCGCGTTCGCCATCAAGATGGCGGTGGACACCGGTCTGCCCATCGTGGGCGCCATCCTGTTCCCCATTGGCTTCGCCCTTCTCTACCTGCTCGGCTACGACCTCCTGACCGGGGTCTTCGTGCTCGCCCCGCTCGCGTGGGTCGCGAAACGGCCAGGAGTCACCGGGCGCGCGGTGCTGCGCAACTGGGGGCTCGTATTCGTTGGCAACTTCGCGGGCGCACTCACGGTGGCGCTGCTCGTGACCATCTTCGTCACCTACGGATTCAGCACCTCCATCGACGACGCGGCGAATCAGTTCGCGGCCTACGGGCAGAAGCTCGCGGCGATCGGCCACGACCGCACGCTTGGCTACGCCGCGCACGGCGCCGGCGGCTGGCTCGCGGTGTTCACCCGCGGAATGCTGTGCAACTGGATGGTGTCCACCGCCGTGGTCGGCGCGTACATGGCGAAAGACGTCGTGGGCAAGATCCTGGTGATGTGGCTGCCGGTCATGCTGTTCTTCGCCATGGGCTTCGAGCACTCGGTGGTCAACATGTTCCTGTTCCCCGTTGGGATCATGCTCGGCGCGGACTTCACGTGGGTGGACTACTTCACCTGGAACGAGCTGCCGGTGGTGCTGGGCAACCTCGTTGGCGGGCTCACCTTCACCGGTGCCGCCATCTACCTCACCCACTACCGCACGGCGTCCAAGCCCAGTGTGGCCGCCGACCTGCCAGCGGCGGTCAGCGCGAGCGCCTAGACCCCGGCGCGCGAACTCCGGCCCTCCTCCACACAATCGGCGCTGCCCTCAACCCTCCTGCGGGCAAACTGCCTGGTATCTGCCATGCCGGGAACAGCGTCGGGCCAAAATGTGTGGAGGAGGGCCGTTGAGCGCGGGCTGCCCGACGCTGCGAGCGGGTCTGCCCGATAGTGTGAGGGGGCATGAGGCTGGCTTTGATGGGCGCGGGGATGGTGATCCTCGCACTCGCGGGCTGCTCGGCAGCGCACGGTACCTCGCCGAGTCCGTCGCCCAGCTATGCCGGTCCCGCGGCGATCGACGTGCACTGCAACGAGGACCTCAGCATCACTGTCTCGAGCGCCACCGTCGCGGCCACTTCCGGCGGGGTGGTCCTCAATGTCTCGAGCGAGGCGCCAGCGGGTGCGTACCTCAACTATGGGACTGGCGGCGATGAACTCCCGGCGGGTCCGGCCACCTGGACCCTGGGCAACCCGCCTGGGCCGATGACGCTCTCGTGCTCGACTCTCGATGTTGAGGGCGACCCGGTCACCGTCAGTGTCACCGATCCGAATGGTTACTGGTCGAACGCCACTACCGAGGACCTCGGCTGTGTCATCGGCGGCATGCCCGGATGGGCGATCGAGGGTGGCTCCGGTTCCACCCCAGATGACGCACTCGCGGAACTCGCCGCGAACTTCAACGCGGCGACGAACGGCGAGCCGCTGACCACTTGGCGCCCTGCCTCGGCGGGATACCCGGATGCGACGCGCGAGACCTGGGTCGTGGGCACCGCCGAGAAGGTGAAGATCACCGCGATCGTCGTGCAGACGGCCACCGGCTACGAGTCCTACCCGGATGCTCTGTGCGTCGAGGGACCGTGGGCGGACTCCTGACCTCTGCTAATCCAGGTAGGCGATGTAGCCGAAGGCCACCACCGCGGACCACAGCGTCGCGGCGAGCAGCGCCACCAGCACCAGGTTGAACACCCAGCCCGGCGCGTCACCCGGCGAGCGCACGCCAGCGACCCCAGAGATCATGCCTATGAGGGCCGCGAGGAACGTCACCAGCAGACAGATCAGGATTGCGTAGTAGTACACGGGGTCCTGCGAACTCATGTTGTGGTACGCCGAGCCGTGGTTGCCCACGAGCGCATACACCGCCCACGCGACCGCGCCGAAGGATGCGAGCGAGAGCAGCACGCGCAACCAGCCGGTGCCCTTCGAGACGTTAACGATCATCGCTGTACCCAGCTGCCGCGTCGGGCCTACTCGTTGTCGCCGCCGGTCGCTGCCACGGCGTCGACCTTGCCGGCGTCGCCGCCCTCGCCCCGAGCGTCGGGCCACACCCAGTCGTTGACCTCAGGGGTGTCGATGCCGAACTCGCGCGCGTAGCGGCGCGAGTGCAGCCGGGTGTCGAACATCTTCTGGCGCAGCGACGCGGCCCGCGACCCCAGTTCGGGCACGCGATCGATGACGTCGATCACCAGGTGGTACCGATCAATGTCGTTGAGCATCGCCATGTCGAACGGCGTGGTGGTGGTGCCCTCCTCCTTGTAGCCGCGCACGTGTAGGTTGTCGTGGCCGTGGCGGCGGTAGGTGAGGCGGTGGATGAGCCACGGGTAGCCGTGATACGCGAAGATGACCGGCTTGTCGGTGGTGAAGAGCTGGTCGTACTCGCGGTCGGCCATGCCGTGCGGGTGCTCCTTCTCGGGCTGCAGCCGCATCAGGTCAACCACGTTGACCATGCGGATCTTCAGGTCCGGAAGTTCGGTGCGGAGGATGTCGATAGCCGCGAGCACCTCCAGAGTGGGCACGTCGCCCGCTGCGGCGAGCACAACGTCGGGCTCCTCGCCTGCCGGCACGTTGGACGCGAACTCCCAGATGCCAAGCCCGCGGGTGCAGTGGTCGATCGCCTGGTCCATGGTCAGCCACGACGCCTGCGGTTGCTTGCCCGCGACCACCACGTTGACGTAGTCGCGAGAGCGCAGGCAGTGGTCCCATGTGCTCAGCAGCGTGTTCGCGTCGGCGGGCAGGTAGACGCGGACAACCTCGGCCTTCTTGTTGATCACGTGGTCGATGAAGCCCGGATCCTGGTGGCTGAAGCCGTTGTGGTCCTGGCGCCACACGTGGCTGGATAGCAGGTAGTTCAGCGAGGCGACGGGCCTGCGCCACGGCAGTTCGCGCGAGACCTTGAGCCACTTCGCGTGCTGGTTGAACATCGAGTCGACGAGATGGATGAACGCCTCGTAGGACGTGAACATGCCGTGGCGGCCGGTGAGCAGGTAGCCCTCGAGCCAGCCTTGGCATTGGTGCTCCGAGAGCATCTCGATGACGCGGCCATGTTTGGCCAGGTGGTCGTCGTTGTCATAGATCTCCGCCATCCACACGCGGTTCGTGACCTCGAGGGCCGCGCCGAACCGGTTGGACGCAAGCTCGTCTGGAGCGAAGATGCGGAAGTTGTCCATGTTCTGCGCGACCACATCTCGCACCCAGTCGCCGAGCACGCGCGTGGCCTCCACCACCGCAGTACCGGGCACCGGCACGTCCACCGCGTAGTCCCGGAAGTCGGGCAGGCGCAGGTCCCGCAGGAGCATGCCGCCATTCGCGTGCGGCGTCGCGCTCATGCGCAGGTCGCCCTCGGGCGCGAGCGAGGTGTACTCCTCGAGCGGCGTGCCCGCCTCGTCGAATAGCTCGTCCGGCCGGTACGACTTGAGCCAGCCCTCGAGGATGTGCAGGTGCTCCTCGGTGTCGCGGGCCGACGCCAGGGGCACCTGGTGCGCGCGCCACGAGCCCTCCGTCTGCTTCCCGTCGATCTCCTTGGGGCAGGTCCAGCCCTTGGGAGTGCGGAACACGATCATGGGCCACATGGGGCGCTCCATGTCCGGGTTCCGCGCGGCCTCGGCCTTGATCGCGGCAATCTCGTCGAGCACGGTGTCCAGCAGCTCGCCAAAGCGGCGGTGGATGGACTCGTGAGACTCGTCGTCGAATCCGGCCGTGAAGACGTGCGGCTTGTGGCCGTACCCCTTCATGAGGTCAACGAGCTCATCCTCGCTGATGCGCGCGAGCACCGTGGGGTTGGCGATCTTGTATCCGTTGAGGTGGAGGATCGGCAGCACCACACCATCGGTGGCGGGGTTGAGGAACTTGTTCGAATGCCAGCTCGTGGCGAGGGGACCCGTCTCCGCCTCACCGTCGCCCACGATCGTCGCGACGAGGAGGTCCGGGTTGTCGAAGGCGGCGCCGTACGCGTGGCTCAGCGAGTATCCGAGCTCGCCGCCCTCGTGGATGGAGCCCGGCGTCTCCGGCGCCACGTGCGAGGGGATGCCGCCAGGGAAGGAGAACTGCTTGAACAGGCGCTTGATCCCCGGCTCGTCATACGAGATGTCCGGATAGGTGGCGGTGTACGTGCCGTCGAGGAAGCTGCTCGCAACGAGGCCGGGCCCCCGTGGCCGGGGCCGATGATGTACATCGTGGGCTGCTGGCGGTCCGCGATGACGCGGTTGAGGTGCGCGTACAGGAAGTTGAGGCCCGACGTTGTGCCCCAGTGGCCAACAAGGCGCGGCTTCACATGGTCGCGGGTGAGCGGCTCCCGCAGCAGCGGGTTGTCGAGCAGGTAGATCTGCCCGACGCTGAGGTAGTTGGAGGCCCTCCACCACTTGTCGATCTTGGCGATCTCCTCGTCAGAGATGCCGTCCGGGTTGACGCTCCAAGGGGCCGCGTTCATGACTTCCTCCAGGTGGTTGCCGCTCACCCAACCCTATGCGCAAGCGTGTGAACGCACAGCCCGAAATGACCCAGGTACACCGGCTGTTCACCCGCGAAACGCACGAGGTCCCGGCCGCTGTGCGCGACCGGGACCTCGTGTCGGAAGAACTGCTAGTGCGTCATGACCCTGTACGTGTACGTGACCTTGAGGCTGGTGTTGTACACCCACTCGCCCCCGTCGAGGCCAA
It encodes:
- a CDS encoding formate/nitrite transporter family protein, with amino-acid sequence MTYVKPPEFAASLIDVGESKVHLSTPDTLIRAFMGGALLTLAAAFAIKMAVDTGLPIVGAILFPIGFALLYLLGYDLLTGVFVLAPLAWVAKRPGVTGRAVLRNWGLVFVGNFAGALTVALLVTIFVTYGFSTSIDDAANQFAAYGQKLAAIGHDRTLGYAAHGAGGWLAVFTRGMLCNWMVSTAVVGAYMAKDVVGKILVMWLPVMLFFAMGFEHSVVNMFLFPVGIMLGADFTWVDYFTWNELPVVLGNLVGGLTFTGAAIYLTHYRTASKPSVAADLPAAVSASA